A DNA window from Mucilaginibacter xinganensis contains the following coding sequences:
- a CDS encoding AAA family ATPase, whose amino-acid sequence MPTNPLSERPPVIEQLRAEARGLQYRPAKRNRPEASRPSPHDCRRMFTIENGNRWLELARREPEAKMLLGELWHQGELCMLFADTNIGKSVLAVQIGESIARGQGIAPFACQAPPARVLYIDFELSKSQFGLRYSNGDADHQFSENFFRAQYNFIPDPPSNINENDLLIAAIEYKVKQAKATVLIIDNITCLRGGTENSTVALALMKSLKALKTEHNLSILVLAHTPKRRNATQPLSADDLHGSKLLINFADSAFAIGKSTLDTDLCYLKQVKQRNTRQRYGADNVCLCRIQKPGAFLHFAFEGHSPERLHLLTRSNSERRQLVHKIAALAAAGHSQRDIAHQLGIGLATVNRLLYRSPSDAVVPMANEQNESADHPITNDLMNSDLMTNDPMTNDQNRCTGEEGSPDTPMTNDIMINEPKQTTPHVKV is encoded by the coding sequence ATGCCAACCAACCCACTTTCCGAACGCCCGCCCGTCATCGAACAGTTGCGCGCCGAAGCCCGTGGCCTGCAGTACCGCCCGGCCAAAAGAAACCGCCCCGAAGCCTCACGACCCAGCCCCCACGACTGCCGCCGCATGTTTACCATCGAAAACGGCAACCGCTGGCTGGAGTTGGCCCGGCGCGAACCCGAAGCCAAAATGCTGCTTGGCGAGCTCTGGCACCAGGGCGAGCTGTGCATGCTGTTCGCCGATACCAATATCGGCAAATCGGTACTGGCCGTGCAGATTGGCGAAAGCATTGCACGCGGACAAGGCATCGCCCCTTTTGCCTGCCAGGCACCACCCGCCCGGGTACTCTACATCGATTTCGAACTGAGCAAGTCGCAGTTTGGACTGCGGTACAGCAACGGCGATGCCGATCACCAATTTTCGGAGAACTTTTTCCGTGCCCAGTATAATTTTATTCCCGATCCGCCATCCAATATCAACGAAAACGACCTGCTGATTGCCGCCATTGAATACAAGGTAAAACAGGCAAAAGCCACCGTGCTCATCATTGATAACATTACCTGTCTGCGCGGCGGCACAGAAAATTCGACGGTGGCCCTTGCGCTGATGAAAAGCCTCAAGGCGCTAAAAACAGAACACAACCTGTCGATCCTTGTACTGGCGCATACCCCAAAAAGACGCAACGCCACACAACCCCTCAGCGCCGACGACCTGCACGGCAGCAAGCTGCTCATCAACTTTGCCGACAGCGCCTTTGCAATCGGTAAAAGCACCCTCGACACCGATCTGTGCTATCTGAAACAGGTGAAACAGCGTAATACCCGCCAGCGCTACGGCGCGGATAATGTATGCCTGTGCCGCATTCAAAAGCCCGGCGCATTTTTGCATTTCGCTTTCGAAGGTCACAGCCCTGAACGCCTTCACCTGCTTACCCGCAGTAATTCCGAACGGCGGCAACTGGTCCATAAAATAGCTGCTCTCGCCGCCGCCGGCCACAGCCAGCGCGACATCGCCCACCAATTGGGCATAGGTCTGGCTACGGTAAACCGGCTCCTCTACCGGAGCCCTTCGGATGCCGTTGTACCAATGGCCAATGAACAAAATGAGTCTGCAGATCACCCGATAACCAATGACCTAATGAACAGTGACTTAATGACAAATGACCCAATGACCAATGACCAAAATAGATGTACAGGTGAGGAAGGATCTCCGGATACACCAATGACTAATGACATAATGATAAATGAACCAAAACAGACAACACCCCATGTAAAAGTTTAA